From one Nematostella vectensis chromosome 7, jaNemVect1.1, whole genome shotgun sequence genomic stretch:
- the LOC5520842 gene encoding uncharacterized protein LOC5520842 isoform X4: MEFYFVCYTRHYIFALRDVLIIIGLFVCSTYQLRMSSKAACRDPLGLASGKIKDDQITVFSAFDDNFNTFGAHRARLNLTSWPPGHRANLRQSAESWIKLELKRKFVITGIATQGYGDPDVGEWVKQYMVLYSTGKDYLYFEDQLGNLKTFAGNRDANTAKFNLVPVPTIASSIMLMPLEFEKNFALRLELYGCEPGYHFVVSVMVRGARFTTDYVDPSSSIYKSMKQDTSLEIAYALKGVPGYLSGNFLEFRPEKSTQGNMNLVARMKVDCIEASVHYITTALKNAISDAQGMFDSSYLTVQYPLDVQCRPPNVSITLSKSSANPTVFYITEENYLKANVILDCNVTQDTVFVWEQSRVDHSTKQLLPPLSFGLGSKSLNIAPRSWSLGLIYVRFTAKMESQEGAESSDFGFVSYRMPLIVGKIDGPKDIIKGAGPIILDGTSSFDPYRPFLKNNALTFTWLCRRQSETFENISMVQTVDTITEGRPRDKGGCYGYGPGVLNTTEPMLDIKEEMLPAKVMYVFRLIVRSNYPGEAREMWVEHSVRVNSSITVSLRCTSNCAVKVSPQNRMVIESACKGLTCRSVQKYMWELYTIDPFGESGKFELVQDLERRILTELDSPSIAFIGKVNMFENSLAPDQRYRVKVIASLPDGTSETAMIEFNTNSAPYPAMDEDGCFIRPEVGRAVTTEYNISCRGFKDEDLPLSYEFRYHTVTGMVVVDKTYSTSITTMLPVGEADVDYQIIIEVLIIDALGASYTEFLPVTVQPMPASDVSSTLMSLTSGENSQMSSLMKSGNVAKAAQMAYAVLSLVDKSEGGINAKDKQSLKEGIINQISKVNVKSLQEVTQVSAVVALATGQKDEISQDSQETAVNLLESSANFMSSQKGGDPALVQKVGASLLHGVSNLMSAASSEATVKEEETEEEKKKAKYSSDGEKAKDGKERKKRGKKMAEKTLKLMDQIGGSLLSTKVVGEKPSVFKTKSLALVLDRQIPSKMGEKKISEGSSKVALPSAGTLFSKASKDMPAVDSQMMAFKDNPFTWDPSAKNVKSSVVEFTLKTPDGKELEINGLSEPIELYIPQKQEQQKPKTDNDTEPEEYFAKPSKGSKNIRSHQITIPSEDMAVTVVIKPQDGKSLEVYVNRLVKPTPQKYKLKKILPDFSSCLEYNETSGYTNCTSDPYTLMLSAVATGGTGLHFIGVRYFQPDAPPTISTFETRVRRDCFSHNGRMKRGCVGVKDPPTTPAPTPLIIIPKYNASTDVNYTMSVSMTGCLYWSNSKSKWTGEGCKVGPNSDASKLHCLCNHLSAFGGDFFVAPNPIDFDKVFAEFGRMGETGNFVVLSTICVIWGLFIAGMIFARKADKKDEKKVIANVDLAENIENGFVYQISVQTGMWRGYGTTANVGLSIFGEEGKTGDILLTDPELEKVFFARGSINNFTLVVPEDLGELTKIKIWHDNSGKSPAWFFHQVMIVDMQTEKQYYFLANRWLAVEKGDGQIDIEIPKAEKKDLSGFRNLFYSRTAKSLGDGHLWLSLFTRPPHNPFTRCQRLGCCLSILFATMVTNAMFYQFGASPKDTFQIGPLKMSWTQIKIGIQSSIIAIPVNIIIVTIFRSIKVKTNNDQNSNNNDQEKPKTPGCLPPWFTYIGWTLCILTALAASAFTFFYSLMWGADVSNNWLTSIMVSFFQDVIITQPIKVVAIASLLSLVIKKPPQQEKVFGKSLSKKSTEGNVMAPKGQELEKQRIYRTKVIAMFRTIVEIVFFLIFLLLVVVVCYGNRKSTRYLMTQGMEQLFSKFETVTSPEKFWEWTDSTLLPALYEPQWYNGKPFEYDEGFISSREAFVVGMPRLRQVRLKPDPLCQVESHEPMLAHMFHRCLPLYKHSKEDKTPWNMPMWKPVRNLTRSMSILKLQDICPKPWRYQSASALHSLSFTGLDLVYDGGGYVADLGYNMWQAKEVISNLQKNNWIDDKTGGVFVEFTVFEPTTSLFSAVKYLYERFRTGGTNTRATVRTLVLYASADTNMQSFFQVCQLMLMLMILFFLFVEFGKIYRQGREYPKQFWNWMELIQILCTVAAIVMFFFKEKYTSEFVQRVRDNPFETSSTDYIVLWSDCEIYLLSLVIFIITIKFLRLIRFNRSICQMTGTITKSAKSIANFFIVFVAVLLAFTQLGFLAFGSRSTPYSSFFQSLRSCLQMVLGGDMHFFELQDINRILGPAFAFVYMLSMTMILLNMFLAILNDSYEETKEFEGESFGDADLAEFMSEYFRTHIGYLKTEAGNLMKKFKSLLLSKLKTPKEKDEYKEVPVEESFIKTEIPVKSELDGRQDVLSIDKIRIASFESFNDIISDGDDEMMSDIRKSVSDVRNSMISLRSSIEDEDFMIKPSIKWDTPTFVQQPAQNKPGSIFDPPVRTNGSIFDMPLYNPRGSPYLSKKFMEYNKRIIPGSTLYNVLPSDSTNSDSTNYKVSTENKDYTSEREPLLMSSSSFLKESDPLSENPHESLV, translated from the exons CGGCTTGTCGGGACCCATTGGGATTAGCAAGTGGGAAAATCAAGGACGACCAAATAACCGTGTTTTCTGCGTTTGATGACAACTTCAACACTTTCGGGGCCCACAGGGCAAGACTCAATTTAACGTCATGGCCTCCCGGACACCGTGCGAATCTGAGGCAGTCTGCAGAATCATGGATCAAATTAGAACTTAAAAGGAAATTTGTGATAACCGGAATAGCAACGCAGGGTTATGGAGACCCGGATGTTGGAGAGTGGGTCAAGCAGTACATGGTGCTGTATTCCACTGGGAAGGATTATTTGTACTTCGAGGATCAGCTAGGGAATTTAAAG ACGTTTGCTGGTAACAGAGATGCAAATACTGCCAAGTTCAACTTGGTCCCTGTGCCGACCATCGCCAGTTCCATTATGCTGATGCCGCTAGAGTTCGAAAAGAACTTTGCGTTGAGACTGGAGCTTTATGGGTGCGAGCCAG GATATCACTTCGTGGTTTCCGTGATGGTGCGAGGGGCACGATTCACCACAGACTACGTAGATCCATCAAGCTCCATCTACAAGTCCATGAAGCAGGACACTAGTCTTGAG ATTGCATACGCTTTAAAAGGAGTTCCCGGATATCTAAGTGGCAATTTCCTAGAATTCCG GCCTGAAAAGTCCACCCAGGGTAACATGAACCTTGTGGCTCGAATGAAAGTCGACTGCATTGAGGCCAGTGTACACTATATCACTACAGCCTTGAAAAACGCGATCTCTGATGCCCAAGGCATGTTTGACAGTTCATATCTGACTGTACAGTACCCCT tGGATGTTCAATGTCGCCCACCGAATGTCTCAATAACACTAAGCAAATCGTCCGCCAACCCAACTGTCTTTTATATAACCGAAGAAAACTATCTGAAGGCCAACGTGATATTGGACTGTAATGTCACTCAAGACACAGTCTTCGTGTGGGAACAGTCTCGCGTTGACCATTCAACCAAACAGCTACTACCGCCGCTATCGTTTGGCCTGGGATCTAAGTCTCTAAACATCGCCCCCAGGAGCTGGAGCCTTGGACTCATCTACGTGCGATTTACAGCAAAAATGGAAAGCCAAGAAGGAGCAGAAAGCTCAGACTTTGGTTTTGTCAGCTACCGTATGCCCCTTATAGTGGGGAAGATCGATGGCCCAAAGGACATCATCAAGGGTGCTGGACCCATCATCCTTGATGGCACTTCCTCGTTTGACCCTTACAGACCATTTCTTAAGAACAATGCTTTGACTTTCACGTGGCTTTGCCGAAGGCAGAGTGAGACCTTTGAGAACATCAGTATGGTTCAGACTGTAGATACGATCACAGAAGGAAGGCCTAGAGATAAGGGAGGGTGTTATGGGTATGGGCCAGGGGTTCTGAACACCACAGAGCCTATGCTAGATATCAAAGAAGAAATGCTCCCGGCGAAAGTGATGTATGTGTTCCGCTTGATTGTACGATCGAATTATCCAGGTGAAGCACGAGAAATGTGGGTTGAGCACAGTGTACGCGTAAACTCCTCCATTACGGTCTCATTGAG GTGTACTTCCAACTGCGCAGTGAAGGTTAGTCCTCAGAACCGAATGGTCATCGAGTCGGCTTGTAAGGGACTTACTTGCAGGTCGGTCCAAAAGTATATGTGGGAGCTGTACACGATCGATCCATTCGGCGAGAGTGGCAAGTTTGAACTTGTTCAGGATCTAGAAAGGCGCATTCTAACTGAGCTGGATAGTCCATCAATCGCGTTCATCGGGAAGGTGAACATGTTTGAAAACTCTTTGGCACCTGATCAGCGTTATAG AGTTAAGGTAATTGCGTCGCTACCTGACGGGACGTCGGAAACTGCCATGATTGAGTTCAACACCAATTCCGCGCCTTATCCAGCAATGGATGAAGACGGTTGCTTCATCAGGCCAGAAGTTGGCCGAGCTGTCACGACGGAGTACAATATATCCTGCAGAGGATTTAAGGACGAGGATTTGCCTTTATCTTATGAGTTCAG ATATCATACTGTCACCGGCATGGTTGTGGTGGACAAGACCTACTCGACTAGTATCACCACCATGCTTCCCGTGGGTGAGGCTGACGTAGACTACCAAATTATCATAGAAGTTCTCATCATTGACGCCCTTGGTGCATCTTACACCGAGTTTCTACCCGTAACG GTTCAGCCGATGCCAGCTAGTGATGTGTCCAGTACTCTTATGAGCTTGACGAGCGGCGAAAATAGCCAGATGAGTTCGCTTATGAAGAGTGGCAACGTGGCCAAGGCGGCACAGATGGCCTACGCGGTCCTTTCCCTTGTCGACAAGAGCGAGGGAGGGATCAACGCTAAAGACAAACAATCT CTAAAGGAAGGGATTATCAACCAGATCTCCAAGGTGAATGTCAAAAGTCTCCAAGAGGTTACCCAGGTGTCTGCTGTCGTTGCCTTGGCAACGGGACAAAAGGACGAGATATCACAAGACTCCCAG GAGACAGCCGTAAACCTGTTAGAAAGCAGTGCAAACTTTATGAGCTCACAGAAGGGTGGTGACCCAGCCCTTGTCCAGAAGGTCGGCGCGAGCCTGCTCCACGGTGTGAGTAACCTCATGTCAGCGGCATCCTCTGAGGCAACAGTGAAGGAGGAGGAAACAGAGGAGGAGAAGAAAAAAGCGAAGTACAGCAGCGATGGGGAAAAAGCAAAGGATGGAAAGGAAAGGAAGAAAAGG GGAAAGAAGATGGCGGAGAAGACTCTTAAGTTGATGGACCAAATCGGCGGCAGCTTGTTGTCTACCAAAGTTGTAGGAGAGAAGCCCAGCGTGTTCAAGACTAAGTCTCTAGCTCTTGTCCTTGATCGTCAAATTCCGTCTAAGATGGGCGAGAAGAAGATCAGCGAAGGGAGTAGCAAGGTCGCGCTACCGTCTGCTGGAACGCTCTTCTCTAAGGCTTCAAAGGATATGCCCGCCGTTGACTCACAG ATGATGGCCTTCAAGGATAATCCTTTCACATGGGACCCTAGCGCCAAAAATGTCAAATCCTCCGTGGTTGAGTTCACCCTCAAGACTCCAGATGGCAAGGAACTGGAGATAAATGGACTTTCCGAGCCTATCGAGCTCTACATTCCACAAAAGCAAGAGCAACAAAAACCTAAGACTGACAACGATACCGAGCCCGAAGAATATTTCGCCAAGCCTAGCAAAGGATCCAAAAACATCCGTAGTCATCAGATTACTATTCCCTCCGAAGATATGGCGGTTACAGTTGTCATAAAACCCCAGGATGGAAAGAGTCTTGAAGTGTACGTCAACCGGCTTGTCAAACCAACGCCTCAGAAATACAAGCTCAAAAAGATTCTGCCTGATTTCTCAAGTTGTCTTGAATACAACGAGACGTCTGGTTATACCAACTGTACCAGTGATCCATATACCTTGATGTTGTCGGCGGTAGCTACCGGTGGTACGGGACTGCATTTCATCGGGGTTCGATACTTTCAGCCTGACGCGCCTCCTACGATCAGCACATTCGAGACCCGCGTGCGCAGAGATTGCTTCAGTCACAATGGACGAATGAAGAGGGGGTGTGTCGGAGTAAAAGATCCACCGACCACACCCGCACCCACCCCTCTAATCATCATACCCAAGTATAATGCTAGTACTGATGTGAACTACACTATGTCAGTTAGCATGACGGGATGCTTGTACTGGTCCAATTCCAAATCAAAATGGACAGGCGAAGGATGCAAG GTTGGGCCCAACTCTGACGCATCAAAGCTACACTGCCTTTGTAACCATCTCTCTGCCTTTGGAGGGGACTTCTTCGTGGCGCCGAATCCTATCGACTTCGACAAAGTGTTTGCCGAGTTCGGTCGAATGGGCGAGACGGGAAATTTTGTCGTGCTGTCTACTATCTGCGTCATTTGGGGTTTGTTCATAGCAGGAATGatatttgcaagaaaagccGACAAGAAAGACGAAAAAAAG GTCATCGCAAACGTAGACCTTGCGGAGAACATCGAAAACGGATTTGTATACCAAATATCAGTACAGACTGGTATGTGGCGAGGCTACGGAACTACAGCTAACGTTGGACTTTCCATATTTGGCGAGGAAGGAAAGACAGGAGATATCTTACTGACAGATCCGGAACTGGAAAAGGTTTTCTTTGCGCGTGGAAGCATAAATAATTTTACTCTTGTTGTACCGGAAGACCTTGGAGAATTGACAAAGATCAAGATTTGGCATGATAATTCAGGCAAGAGCCCTGCATGGTTCTTTCACCAGGTTATGATTGTTGACATGCAGAcagaaaaacaatattattTCCTCGCAAATCGTTGGCTTGCAGTGGAAAAGGGCGACGGTCAAATCGACATAGAAATACCAAAAGCCGAGAAGAAGGACCTTTCGGGTTTcaggaatttgttttattccaGAACGGCTAAGAGTCTCGGTGATGGTCACCTGTGGTTGTCTTTGTTTACGCGCCCTCCACATAACCCATTCACCAGATGTCAGCGTTTAGGGTGCTGCTTGTCAATCTTATTTGCTACCATGGTAACGAATGCTATGTTCTATCAGTTTGGTGCCTCGCCGAAGGACACATTCCAAATTGGGCCTTTGAAAATGAGTTGGACTCAGATAAAAATCGGCATCCAAAGTAGTATCATAGCAATACCTGTTAACATCATTATTGTGACAATCTTCAGGAGTATcaaagtgaaaacaaataatgatcaaaatagcaacaacaacgaTCAAGAAAAGCCCAAAACACCAGGCTGCCTGCCACCTTGGTTCACGTACATTGGTTGGACCTTGTGCATTCTAACCGCTCTCGCAGCGTCAGCTTTCAcatttttctacagcttgatGTGGGGTGCGGACGTATCAAATAACTGGCTTACGTCAATTATGGTCTCCTTCTTCCAAGACGTGATCATCACTCAACCAATCAAGGTGGTCGCTATTGCATCTTTGCTATCATTGGTGATAAAGAAGCCTCCGCAACAGGAAAAAGTGTTCGGGAAATCGCTTTCTAAGAAAAGCACCGAGGGCAACGTGATGGCACCTAAAGGGCAAGAGCTAGAGAAGCAGCGTATTTATCGGACTAAAGTTATCGCAATGTTCCGTACAATTGTAGAAATCGTGTTTTTCTTGATCTTTTTGCTGCTTGTTGTGGTGGTTTGCTATGGCAACAGAAAGTCTACACGGTATTTGATGACGCAGGGAATGGAGCAGTTATTCAGCAAATTTGAGACG GTTACGTCGCCGGAGAAGTTCTGGGAATGGACGGATAGTACTCTTCTCCCTGCGCTCTACGAACCACAATGGTACAACGGAAAGCCGTTCGAGTACGATGAAGGATTTATCAGCAGCAGGGAAGCTTTTGTTGTTGGCATGCCGCGGTTGAGACAAGTCCGCCTCAAACCAG aCCCCCTCTGCCAAGTAGAATCGCACGAGCCCATGTTAGCGCACATGTTCCACCGTTGTCTCCCATTATACAAGCACTCCAAAGAGGACAAGACCCCGTGGAATATGCCCATGTGGAAGCCTGTACGGAACCTGACAAGATCCATGTCAATACTCAAACTGCAGGACATCTGCCCCAAACCATGGCGATATCAAAGTGCTAGTGCTCTACACTCACTATCTTTCACTGGACTGGACCTGGTTTACGATGGCGGTGGCTATGTCGCAGATCTCGGTTACAACATGTGGCAGGCAAAGGAAGTAATCTCAAATCTACAGAAAAACAACTGGATTGATGATAAGACTGGAGGAGTGTTTGTGGAATTCACTGTGTTCGAGCCAACAACTTCGTTGTTCTCAGCGGTCAAGTATCTTTACGAGAGGTTTCGGACTGGTGGCACAAATACCCGCGCTACTGTGAGAACACTTGTCTTATACGCTTCCGCTGATACCAACATGCAGTCGTTCTTTCAGGTTTGCCAGCTCATGCTAATGCTCATGAtcctgtttttcttgtttgtcgAGTTTGGAAAGATCTATCGACAAGGGAGAGAATACCCCAAACAGTTCTGGAATTGGATGGAGCTTATCCAGATTCTATGTACAGTTGCTGCTATTGTCATGTTCTTCTTCAAGGAAAAGTACACCAGTGAATTCGTCCAAAGGGTCAGGGATAACCCGTTTGAGACGTCTAGTACGGACTACATTGTTCTGTGGTCGGACTGTGAGATCTACCTGCTATCGCTGGTTATATTTATCATCACGATCAAGTTTCTTAGACTGATCCGGTTCAATCGAAGTATTTGTCAGATGACTGGAACGATAACCAAGTCTGCTAAGAGCATCGCAAatttctttattgtttttgtcgcTGTGCTGCTCGCCTTCACTCAACTTGGGTTCCTCGCTTTCGGTTCGAGGTCCACTCCATACTCTTCATTCTTCCAGTCACTAAGATCCTGCTTGCAAATGGTGCTCGGTGGCGACATGCACTTCTTTGAGCTTCAAGACATCAACAGGATCCTTGGTCCCGCGTTCGCTTTTGTGTACATGCTCTCTATGACTATGATTCTCTTGAACATGTTCTTGGCAATTCTTAATGACTCATACGAGGAAACAAAGGAGTTTGAAGGGGAAAGTTTCGGCGATGCTGATCTCGCAGAGTTTATGAGTGAATACTTCAGAACTCACATCGGTTATCTTAAAACAGAAGCAGGTAACCTAATGAAAAAGTTTAAATCCCTTCTATTGAGTAAATTAAAAACCCCAAAGGAAAAAGATGAATATAAAGAAGTTCCTGTCGAAGAGTCCTTTATAAAGACTGAAATACCCGTAAAAAGTGAGCTCGATGGGAGACAGGACGTACTCAGCATTGATAAAATACGCATCGCTTCATTTGAATCGTTCAATGATATCATcagcgatggtgatgatgaaatGATGAGTGACATCAGAAAGAGTGTCAGTGATGTACGCAACTCTATGATTTCTTTGCGTTCCTCCATCGAGGATGAAGACTTTATGATCAAGCCATCAATAAAGTGGGACACCCCGACTTTTGTACAACAGCCGGCACAAAACAAACCAGGCTCGATATTTGATCCACCGGTACGAACCAATGGCTCGATATTCGACATGCCGCTGTACAATCCAAGAGGTTCTCCCTATCTCTCAAAGAAATTCATGGAATACAACAAGCGAATTATTCCAGGAAGCACGTTGTACAATGTTCTTCCGTCCGACTCTACAAACTCCGACTCGACAAACTACAAGGTGTCTACAGAAAATAAGGACTATACCTCTGAAAGGGAGCCACTATTAATGAGTTCCTCGTCCTTTTTGAAGGAATCAGATCCGTTGAGCGAGAATCCGCATGAGTCTCTTGTATAA